The DNA sequence AGTTGCTTCAGGACACACAGTTCTATCATTGCTTGTAGGTCTGAAGGGCATCCTACAGAGTCAGCAGCAAAGGCGACAGGTAGATCGTCTAATAGCCTAAAACCACAGAGAATTTAAGGAGCACTCAAAGCTGGTGGCGGAACCACATTTAGAACACAATTCTGACTCCCGCTCACTAGCACCACATCACCTCTAGTCAAACAAAGTGATTTGCGCTTGTTTTTCTGAACAGTAATTCAGGCACCTACTGCCTGCTTATGCTTCAGGAAGAGGTCTTGACAACTGGACATGGGAGCTGATTAGTAAGGATGCGACCAGAGCTTCCACTGTATCTGTAGCTTGGTTTTCCAGGGGGCACATTTACTGATGCAGCTTGAGAAAACGGCAACTCTTCCACAGACGATAATCTTTAATTTACTTTCTTTCTGTAATCATAGCAATTCATCCCACAAACCTCATTTATTACTAGGATGGTCTTGGCCTCTTTTCTGtgcccatttcttcatttaacaCATAGCAATAACCCCTTAAAGTATTTATTATGCTTTTGCATGTCTCCCATGTCTTAAATTAGTTTCTCTCAAAATCAGCTAATGTTTAAACTCAATATGTACACTGTTTTAATTACAGATACTTTCTGCTTTGATGGCTTTGGAAAATTAAAGCTTTTCCAAACCACACCTGTATTTGGTGAGGAAGAATGTTGACTTCTTCAGAACacaattctatttcctcctaCTGTGGACTTCTGATTAGTATTCAGTAAAATATGATGTTAGATTTCATTCCCTTCTCCAGAAAGCACATAATTTGTAAGTTTCCTTTTTTACAAACCAGGGCATACTGGGGTCTAAGATGACTAATAGCTCTCTTGAGAAGTGACTCCATCCACCTGGAGAAAATGTAAATCCTGCCTAAAATAGTTTCAGCATCCATTCTCACGTTATATTCCAGCAAAAGGCCATTCTTTCCAATTCTTATAAACTTTGGGGTCatccttgatttctttctcttaaaaccCTATCCAACTTATCAGCACATCCCATTGGCCCTATGTTCAAAATACAACCTGCATTGAATGGCTTCTCCTCACTTTCACTGCCACCAGCAAGGTTCAAGCTCCTCCAGTGGGCCCCAAAGACCCCCCAAGGCACCACCTCAGCTCTTCACAGCTCTGTTGAGCCACACTGGACTCCCTGCTCTTTCTTGCACCTACCATAGCTAAGTTGTTCCTTGGCCAACAGCCCTCACCCCATCCACATGCCTCACTCCCTCCTCTTGGGTCCTGCCCAAATACTTTATTGGGCAGAAGTTATTACAGAAGCCTCGCTGATCCCTCTACAAAGTAGTACCAACCCTCAGAGTCCCCTGCACCCTTACTCAGCTTTACTATTCTTCACTTGAGAGACATCTGGCTTATGTGACATGTTAGGAATTTACTTATCAGTTGTTATCCCTTGATAGAACACAAGCTCTAGCAGAAGAAGGACTTTGTTGCAGTCATTGCTGTTACTACAGTGCCTGGTACAAAACAGGAGCTTAATACTTGTAGAATGAATGCAGGAATGGGTAAGCATAGGAGAAGGCAAAAAAAAGCAAGGAGTTCAATGTCCCATTATAACGCATAATTAGCAAATAATAAATTTTTGATGCATAAAAATACTGTATGAACACATTTTAATTCTTCCCCCCAAatctaaagaaaaacagaaaatatgctaGATTTCAGTTAACACATAAGAACGTGTCTAGAAGAATGCATAACAGTAACCGTTTTCTTGGTTTCCTCCCAGTGGTAGGTAGTTCAGAGTTGCTTACCTTTGGAGCGCACTGGAAATGCATTCCTGGCACAGGGAGAGTGGTGACATACATTGTAATACAGCGATACAGGTATAAAGTCCCAATGATAAAAAAGAATCTGCGCCCCACTATTGACCTAAAGGAAAAAATAGGGATGGGAAGAGACAAGTTTATTGGTTGTTCCTGTTATTAatacaacagaaaacaaatgtttaacaGAAGAATAATTAATATAGAATGGCATTAACAGACGACAGTTTCACAGTTTAAAGCTTTTATGTAAGCTGTTCACCCCCACAATTCCATGGAGAGATTGCCATGCAGTTTTCAGAAACAAAGATTCATATACTGCCAAAATTCTAGGTGGGATGTGGCCCAGAAGGACTGAATTTGTGGGGAGTGGGGAAGTTAAAGTAGATGAAGGGTTCTAGGTAACTACTTCTAAAAGGGTCACTCTTTGCCTGAGAATTCAATGAATCTTTCTACGTTTTCAGCCAACTCACCGCATTAACAAAACCCTCTCTTGAGAACATATCAAGGTATAAGCGAGCCATGGTCACAGAGGAATTAACTAATGAGCTTAGGTGATATTACATAATTGGACACATAGGGAAATGGGGCAACTCATTTAACCTGAGTTATATAAGAAGGGTTTATTTGGGGACCATCCAAAAGTATTTTGACAACTTGGGCATGAACTATTTTGTCTACAACTATACAGATTTTTTGAGAATTGCATTTTGAAGATGTCCAAGTGTAAACTGATTGGTTTTCCCTTATTTTATTCAATCTTGATAAAAAAATgccaaacaaaaatcccacaagtCCTTTTTCACTTGATATTTTTTGGTGGAGATTGTTGTCTTGAAAACATTGGTCCCTGTCCTGCACCACCTGAATCCTCAGTTAAGGCAGTGGTTCCCAGCAGTTGGCTTGCGCACACTGTCCTCCAAAGGGAGAGGCCCTGTCTGTTTGCCTCTTAGGTGGCTGAATGGCACCAAGGGTTTTGAATGTCCTTGCTTCCAATTGAAGACGACAACTTATTTTGTTGTGTAGTTAAGGGGTGGGTCTCTAAACTCAGGGCTTTGGGGATTGAGAGATGGGGGGGGTCCATAAAGCCCCTCAAATTACTGGTAATAACTTCCTTAGTGCCTAAACTACATTACTCTAGGTCTCCCATTTTCAGAGCTCTCAAAACTTTTAAAACTAATATTGATCAGAGAGTTCTAGAAAAACAGCAGTTTGAGGCATGTGGCATAGTTTAAGTCTTCTACAAGGCTATGGTCTGACATGGATCAAGGTCTAATTCAGGTAACTGTTGGGATTTCTAATTTAAAGAActatgaacaaataaaattttagctGCTTGTCTCctggaatattttataaatattccagTGTTTCTGGGGTCAAAATATAGAATGGAACATCACCTAGACTAGTAGATGAAAGTATTTATCTATTGCAAAGCATTTCTTTCAAAGGCTTGCTACAATGATAAAATCCAAGGTAATGGATAGGCAGGTAACAATTCTCTAGACAATGATTCAAATAAGTCAGGACTGTACTTCAGGGTGGAGGCCAACTACTTACCAGACCCTGGAAAATTTCTCTTTCACACCTATGTGAATGAAACTTTGCTCTAAATTAAAGGAGAAAGCAAACATCTTTGGCCCAAGCAGCCTCTCTTATATTCAGTGTCAATTCCAGATGCTAAAAAGGAAGCATTAAGGTTCAACAAATACATTGTTTCCTTTTAGCATAAAGCACGCCATAACTAACTACATCAGCAGCAAAAAGCTCTTCTAAATTGAAGAATTGATAGCTATGTCTTTTACTTACATGTATTAAGGAATATGCTTAGGAATGACTTTGGTTTATGGAATAAGTTTTCAAAATTGCAAACATACATTTGGGGAACTCTTTAGTGATGATAAGATTGATTTAAATGCTGAAATCCTGTTTGAAGTTTTGCATTCTATCAACTAAGCATACATTTTCAAAAGCTGCAGCTTATGGGCAATGTTTTGACCAAACTTATATTTTAGTGATTAATTACTAGAATCTTAGTAGAAAACAGGCATCTTAATGATGAAGGGAGTGAAAAGAAAAGTTGAGGAGGCTAATTTGCTATGAACTAGGGGTCAGACTTCACAAGGAAGCCAAAATAACTACTTCAGAGCTATGTCCTATTTTTAAGTGTCAAAGCTAAAGTACCTGGCTTGCTATTTCCTGAGTCCTCCAATTCCAAATGGAGAGAATGAAACCAGGAACTAAGGGCTCCTTTGTGGTGCCACAGGGATACCAGAGGACACTGTTTCTTTAGAAATCTAAAACCTAAACCGCACAGACCCATTTCTAAATTCAGGTTCTTAAACTCTTGGGACTGCATTGctcaaaggcaaaagaaaaagaaatgtaaaacttgAGAACTCCTTATAAGCAACCCTCAAAGCATGCTATTGACCACAGACCTATAATATAGTCATCCCATCATGAGAAACGGCGAGAGAAGCTTCCTGGCCTCCTCCATTCCCCACTTGTCAGAAGCCTAAAATAACACAAGCATGATGAAGTGAATGTTATTCCTTTCCAACCTCTTGATTTATCATGCAAATACCACAGCACTAAATTGCTTGAAATCAGAAACTGCACCTTAAATTCATAAACTCTGAATCACCCACCGTGGTACTTCTGCACTTCCCTACATAGATGCTACTTTCATGCGGTTGCTCCAAAATTGCTTACTGACTAGTCACTGGATTTACTTAATGTAGTGGACTTTTCTATTACTTCTTTTGCTAAATGCCTGGATAAGACTGAATTTATCAGATAAAACTGAGAAAGGTAATTTCATTTACACATCTACTCACTGAAATACAAGCTAATGGCAAGCCCCCCAAAATTAGACTTACTTGTATCTCAGAAACAGCCACTGGGTGATCCATAATCCAACTAATATAATCCCATTTATTTCTGATACAGAAAATGCCCATTTCACCCGATCAATGTAATCAAAAAACTTGTCTGGGAGCGGAGGGCTGAGCTCCTTGGGAGGGACTCTCTCATGTACAACTGTGATCATGACAGTGGTCAGAACGAGGTTGAAGAGAGCGTACACGAAGGCAATGCCTGTTTTCCACCACTCGAGGGGAAATTTGTTCCTCGAGTCAGTGGGCATAGCAATTTGGATGTAGTCTGGGTACTTTTTGGTGCCCTTTCGCAACCCATTGGATAAGCTCTTTGGTTTCCCGttgccatttttgttttcttcttcaacaGTTTCAGCAGGTCTTGTGTAAGTGTTTGTAGGATCACTGGTTTGATTTTCCATATGTTCTTCAAGTTTTGCTGTCTCTATGACATCCATTGTCTCCCCAGTCTTGAGATCAAAAAGGAGATGGTAAAGTTCTTGTTCTTTGTGggaatttaactttttttaatgctTCCAAGTTCAACATGGACTCTTACAACTGATTCTGTTTGCTAGCACAGAAGTAGAAGGTGGTCATCTGATTGCTGTTCCTCCCACGCAGTGATCTGCTGTACATTCACCACTTCCAGGAAAGAAAgctgttttcttttccccataGATGTTACTATCCCacctgtaaaaacaaaacaaaactatattCAGATCTGTGCTTGTTCAACTGTCAACCATCTAACACAAAAACATTatcaaaataaggaaacaaataccaaagttatttcttttataaatacattGTCAGAACATAGTTAAAACTGCTGAGACAgagtttatttgtaaaatattgaaTTGTTTTATCTTGGAATGCTTGTCCCTTTCTTTGAGCTGATGTCAGTGAAAATAGGAACATTTTAATAATcaattccttttaaatttttttgaaataaaagtcaGGACACAACCTTGCAAACAGTTTATCAGACATGATTACTCATTGCTAACCATGAAGTCATGATAAGCCAGAACCTCCCCAGAGAGCACACCATTCCTTCCTCAGGCTGCATGCATCGTTTCTATGAAGcttaaagaaacaataaaaaacagtGACAAGTTGCTTACATGCACTGAATAATTGTTACTCTCTGCATTTGTCAAAACagtcaattttatattttctcattaaaaaactGGAGTCTATTTTAGTGACCATTTTTCAGAACAGATTCAAGAACCACACATTCAAGGTATTTGAAGTAGCCCCACCTTTTGTAGTCAGAGATGCACACTATATACATGCACACTGACAGCCTTCAAAATAACACAGTGAGAAGATACACAAAGCCTTAGCGACATCTCCTTTAGGCAACAGATTCTCCCTGTTACTTGAAAGATAATTTACAACAACTGACATAGTAAATTAGTAACTGACGCCATTTTGATGCAGCCAGTACAATTTCTGTACCAAACAACAGAAACTGGCCCCCAGAGGGGCAGCTCAGGGCACTTACCCACCACGACACCGATGAGGAAGGGGTGCCTTTGGCTTAAAGATCCACCAGCTCCAGAGAGCAAAGACTTCTTCATGACACAGAGCACCGTCACTAACTCTTTTATACTTGCTGGCAACATGGCCACAGCTGTTCTCAATTTAGGAAAGCAATATTTTAGTCATGGTACAGAAACTACCCACCTAAAAAGGTTTTTAAACCTTGTAATTAGTCCCCACCCTGAGTACACTGCACAACTTAAGCATAATTCTTCACATTTTGAAGTTCTTCCTTTCAGGGtaacttcaggaaaaaaagaggaggaaaaactcGATGTGGTGACAGCTAAGcctttatttaataaaagaaaaaggaaaagaagttaaaatgGTGCAGTCAGTATCTACAGGCACTACTTGACAGTTATGAGGAAAACAGATTAACCACAAGTGTTTATTGTGCATCTAAACACCCCAGCACTGGGGGATATGCAGGAGCAATTAAAGGGGGTTAAAAAGAACCCAAACACGGGGCCAGAATATTCACCCCAAGAGCTTATAGTCCAACTGAAGACAGAACTGAATGGACGACACTGTTGGAGAAGACTGGGTGGCACGCTGTAAAGGGAAGAAGGATGAGGAATCGCTAGACCAGATGTAGCTTCAGTCGGATCCCTGCTCCCTGGACAAGATGGGTCCACAGAGACCCTGCCCATTTCTAGGGAAGCAACAGCCTGAGGGAAGCTGGCTGGAGAGAAACAGGGTCACTGGAGGGTCGAGGCTGGCTAAGAGGTATTAAGTGAGAATCTCAGACATCTCACCTTTCTCTTGTCCTTGTGAAGAGCTACCAGCCACTAACTAATACATGAGAGAAGGATGAGAAGGGCCCAGTGCCCCTCTCTGGAAGACAGGATGGGCAGATACTCTCTGTAGTACTCTAGTGCAAGGTTGGAGGAAGAGTACGTACAGGGAAGAGGTGCCTCAGTGagatattttcaaaaagaaacatttagCACCATGGATTATTAGCACTTCAACAGAGGCACCAGAGCCCTGGCTCAGGCTTTGCCTCTGTGCTACTCTAGGCCAACCTGCTCAGGGCATCTTGATGAGCTACCATCCAAACTCCCTCCAATGTTTCTACTCCATATGTGCTCCTAGCCTGTTCATATGTGACAGCAGCTCATGACTTTGAAACCCAGGTCCACCAGCAGACATACAGATGGTCTTTATAAGGTAGCCTCCCAGTTCTAGAACATAGAATATAGAACAGGAGAAAATCcaattagttattttttttttaagcagaagcACTCTGCCACTCACCTCATGGGACGATGGTGAGGATGACTGAAATAATTAATCGTGAAGAGCTTTGTGCTCCTGGGAGTAAGGGCACTTTATTGTCATTAGTGGCAGGATTGATATTTTCCCTGGGATTTCATTAAGAAGATTAAATATACAAAGCACATTCATCATGTGTCAACCAATCTTGGGACTCAGTGTTTGTCATCAAGATGATGATTACAACATACTCATGCATGTGGTAATCCTTTCTTACCAGTAAGTATCTGGAGAGTGAGAACAGCCACAATCATGCCTTTCAGTGGATGGCAATCCATTACATCACTTGTTTAGGGTACCATACCAGAGCACAAAGCAGATGGAAGGCTTTCCAAATCCTCTTATGCTGCAAGTACTAGAAGTTcttagataatatttttaaagttaaagatTTCTATAGACTAATCTTCCTTTGAAGATGAGTGCAAAACTCTGAAACTTTTAGTACACCGATactattctgttagtatttttttgaaCCAAGTGTGACTTATCCAGAAATGCAAGGAAGATTTCAAATTAGGAAATGATTTCCCATTACCCATATGTAGAAAGAAGAGGTACGATCATCTTGAGTGAAGTAAAAAAGGCATTTGGTAAAATTCTGTCCTCTTGATTTGTGGGGGAGAAAGTATTCAATAGTCAGAATAGAAAGTTATACAGCTACCTTCTTTCTGTGCCATTATCACTGTGAGCTTTGTGATGTGTTCTAGCATCACTAACAAAAAGTCTTCCACTCTTGCTCCTCTTGTCATCCCTTAAGGAACATTAGAATCTCTTTGTCAATTAcaataaaatacatcattttgcctctttgttttatttctgtcacCTCTATTATACTATATAGAGTTTGATACCACCATTTCAATATATAGCCTTAGTCATTTTCTCTTAGTAATCCCAATAGAATTTTTCTTGTAATCTGGTAAAATCATTCTGAAGTTCAGCAGGCAGTAAAAATGGGAGCAGCAGCAGGTCTACAGCAGTAGGTAGATTACATTATGTAACTAATATTGGGGTAATGGCACCTAGTTATTCTGTTTTAtgaatttatccaaaggaaataggacataaacaaaatacttttacaagcatgctttcaatacagctATTTATGAGACTGGACATAAGCTAATAGCCAACAACAGGGGATTAGGTAAATAAATTTCTATTACCTTACTATGTTTTGATATATTAACTACAAAACTGCAAGACAAGTATGCAAATACTACATAAGAAGGATGCAGTATTCAATTATGTACAAACTTAGATCTGAATAGGAGATATAGGAGCTCAATAATTTATATCAGAggtcatgatttaaaaaaacagggaAGGGGCCATGGCAGATATTCAACCCTATATGAAAAGGGACAAGTGTGAAACTCATGACACATCTTCTACAGCAGTCCTGACCTGAGGCTCACTGTGCATATCCTGCAGTGGAGATGGAGCATAGACACGAGCCCTGTCGAAGGGCTTCGAAATGCTTTGCTAGCCAGATTGTATGTTGGCCTGCTTGTGCTTCTGCAGTGATTAAGGAGGTTAGATgtcttacatatataaatatagtttaaaaattaagtagACTTATCTAAGTTTGTATAtggattttaatgtttaaaaagatgTAATCTTTTGTAGAAGTTAAACATtgatcaaagaaaatgtgttCCTAACATTTGCAAGTTggaattatgaataaaataaatttatacattGAGCTTAAGGGTTTAAGAAAAACTAGGTCTTGAAAAAAATCTTATTGTTGAAAAATCACTGGAAACAAACCCTTGGTAAGTTCCTTAACAGACACAAAAGCTTTCTCAgaccttaaaaagaaaaggcagctgTTGCCCCAAAGCCCTTGTAAAGtcaaactaagaaaaaaacagcCACAAAATCATAGTTCTCAGCAAATGTTATTTATGGGACAAGTACTGTGTTTTGTGAGTTGTCTAATTAACCCTCATAACAACCCTAGGAAATGGTTTAAATTGAGATGAAGTGAGATGCCCAAGTTCAGACAGACAAGTAGCAGAGTCCAGAGCTGAGCCAGGAATCGGACCTCTGGAGTCCCTGCTCTTGATGGCACACTACACTTAGGTCAACAGTAGTCAGTGAAAAAGATTAAGAGAcaaatgtaactttaaaaaagagagagagagaaagaggaaagtcCTCTAGATAACATTATACTTTTTTATCTTTGTAATTTTGCAAAAATTCatataaacttagaaaaaaattaatatataatcaccctgcttgtgggggtggggagaagaagccTGTTAAAGTATTTCCTGTTACCTGTATCTGCCATTAATTGTAGGTACTGTTACTAATAAACCACCATATTACATTTATAAGTATATCACTTCATGTTAATAGGATCAGTTCAGCTAAGAAATTTCATACCCATACAGTTTTTTCAGACCAACACACCTTATCTTTTCCTTATTAAAAGTCTTAGAACTTACCTTGCTAATAAAAATCTAAAATGCTTACAGATACAAGGTCACCTTACGTGTCAGGGGATTCTATTTAGAAGTACCCATGAAATTTGTTTAATATGTTTACTAACAAGttcttgaaaactgaaaagaTCCACTGCTTACTAAACATTACCATGTATATTTCATGagatattttccccccagaagtCACATGGGAAAGAGTCCTCACTGGACCATTATGTTTTTATACTCCGACTAGGTCCCACATCTGTATAGGTGTGACAGATTTAACTTAGGGAAATGGGCAGGCTTCTGAGATAGTTTGGTGATAACTATTTTAAGAATGGATtgggaaaaagttttttttccctaaatgtgAAAGATTTAGAATTGAAAAAGCAGCTACCAGTGACTACTTCTGAACTTTGGGAGAGATGTACTTGGGTAAAGGGCAGACATTTGGGTTTCTGGTACTTATTTACTATTGCATGTTAAAGTAGATTGGAAAACATTAATTCTGTACCCTGTAgcctggggctgcaggtgggaatggagagtgactgtaaatAGGCTGGAAATTTTTTGGGGgtatgatggaaatgttctaaaattaataatgatggttgcacagttctttgtttactaaaaatcatttcaTTGTACCCTTAAAACAAGTGATGGTATGTAAGTTATAATTCCATCAAGCTATTAAAAAAAGACACAGCCTATTGGGATAAGTTGTTTCTGAAAAACTAGAAAACCAAGGACTATCCCAAGCTCTGTGACCATGTCCCAGGCTCACTCATCTCTTTACAGTGTAGTACTTGACAGCTGAATGCTTCTCACCTCTTTAGCGGTGATTCTGAAATAACTtacatttctaaattttctacagACAAGATCAGAGAACCAGCCAATGAAAAGCAGACTGTTTAACAAAATCTGTGTAAAACTATGCTCCAAAAAAAACCTTGTAACTACACAAATATGAAGTGACCAAAGATAGATGGATTTTCTCTAGTAGAAGTCATCAAAATTTACTAAGAGCtggattataagaaaaaaagatcatctgttttctttctcactaAAAATATTCAGTCACTGTGGTGAGGTAGATATTTTAATACCTGTTGAAATGAATACTTATTTACACAGAGCAAATATTAGCCTGAggcaaatttgaaaaacaaaaattgtggGACTGGTAGGATTTCACAGTGCAGCATAATGAGAGGGTGGAATAGTACTTGGCCTGTATCAACTTTGTCTGACTTGACTAAGTTTGATAGAGTAAAGTTCCTTAACTAAAATTAGACTTGCAAAATGTTCCATTGGATGTTTTAAAACTTGGCTTCTATTTCTTAACTGCTAAACTTCTTATTGCTGGCTGGAGAATTCCAGTGATCAGCTCTGATTCCAGTGTATTTTGGAAAGACAAAAGTGCTGCCCAGGGGGTAAAGGGACAGCAGCTCTCCATGGGAGCTGAAGAATTGTAGATGGGTGAACCACAGGAAAGACAAGTCAGTGCTCTGTGGGACAGTGTGGAACATGCGGTGAGGTGCAGGAATGCATAAATGAAtggtgtgagtgagtgagtgataGAGAGGCAGACCAGACAGACACATTAGGTAGGTTAAACAGGTAGAACGACAGACCTACCAGCTGACTGGGAATCTGAAGGTGAAAGAGGGCTGGAAACAAGGTCAAAGACTATGGAATATCTAACATAA is a window from the Manis javanica isolate MJ-LG chromosome 5, MJ_LKY, whole genome shotgun sequence genome containing:
- the SGMS2 gene encoding phosphatidylcholine:ceramide cholinephosphotransferase 2, which codes for MDVIETAKLEEHMENQTSDPTNTYTRPAETVEEENKNGNGKPKSLSNGLRKGTKKYPDYIQIAMPTDSRNKFPLEWWKTGIAFVYALFNLVLTTVMITVVHERVPPKELSPPLPDKFFDYIDRVKWAFSVSEINGIILVGLWITQWLFLRYKSIVGRRFFFIIGTLYLYRCITMYVTTLPVPGMHFQCAPKLNGDSQAKVQRILRLISGGGLSITGSHILCGDFLFSGHTVVLTLTYLFIKEYSPRHFWWYHLICWLLSAAGIICILVAHEHYTVDVITAYYITTRLFWWYHSMANEKNLKVSSQTNFLSRAWWFPIFYFFEKNVQGSIPCCFSWPLSWPPGCFKSSCKKYSRVQKIGEDNEKST